One part of the Vitis riparia cultivar Riparia Gloire de Montpellier isolate 1030 chromosome 6, EGFV_Vit.rip_1.0, whole genome shotgun sequence genome encodes these proteins:
- the LOC117916369 gene encoding annexin D8, whose protein sequence is MATLVAPEDFSPGEDALAINRACQGWGTDEKAIISILGHRNAAQRKQIRLAYQEIYLEDLTKQLKSELSGDFERAICHWILDPVERDTVLANEALKKARPDYRVILETAYMKSPEELLAVKRTYQFLYKRSLEEDVASHTTGDMRRLLIAVVSVYRYEGEEIDEGVAHSEANILGDEIQGGALKGEEIIRILSTRSKAQLIATFNNYKQIHGTSITKSLRGDPTDEFSAALRAAIRCVRNPKKYLQKVLCNVINNMGTDEDTLSRVIITRAEKDLKEMKELYLERNSRSLDDAVSSETTGDYKAFLLTLLGNQEF, encoded by the exons ATGGCTACACTGGTTGCTCCTGAGGACTTTTCTCCTGGTGAAGATGCGCTCGCTATCAACAGGGCTTGTCAAG gatgggGTACAGATGAGAAGGCCATAATATCAATACTAGGTCACCGAAATGCAGCTCAAAGGAAGCAAATCAGGCTGGCTTATCAAGAGATTTATCTAGAGGATCTCACCAAACAACTTAAATCTGAGCTTTCTGGCGACTTTGAG AGGGCTATATGCCACTGGATTTTGGACCCTGTTGAACGTGATACTGTCCTGGCTAATGAAGCATTGAAGAAGGCAAGACCTGATTATCGGGTAATTCTTGAAACTGCATACATGAAATCTCCAGAAGAGCTCTTGGCAGTGAAGCGTACTTACCAGTTTCTCTACAAGCGTTCCCTTGAAGAAGATGTGGCCTCACATACCACAGGTGACATGCGAAGG CTTCTGATTGCAGTAGTGAGCGTTTATAGATATGAGGGTGAGGAGATTGATGAGGGAGTGGCACATTCAGAAGCCAACATTCTTGGGGATGAAATACAAGGGGGAGCTCTCAAGGGTGAGGAGATTATCAGAATACTGAGTACAAGGAGCAAGGCACAGCTTATTGCAACTTTCAACAACTACAAGCAAATTCATGGCACATCCATCACCAAG AGTTTACGTGGTGACCCAACTGACGAATTCTCAGCAGCATTGCGTGCTGCCATTCGATGCGTCAGGAACCCGAAAAAGTACTTACAAAAG GTACTGTGCAATGTGATCAATAACATGGGAACAGATGAAGACACTCTCAGCCGCGTGATCATCACACGTGCAGAAAAGGACTTGAAGGAGATGAAGGAGCTGTATTTGGAGAGAAACAGCAGGTCTCTTGATGATGCAGTATCCAGTGAGACCACTGGAGATTACAAGGCATTTCTTCTCACCTTGCTGGGAAATCAAGAGTTCTAG
- the LOC117916368 gene encoding cytochrome P450 94A1-like encodes MMDLNAAALFFCLCLSFIFFRSLRSPPTKNSCPHSYPIIGNLIALLRNRHRFHDWVADMLSRTPSLTLQVSTFLNASHGVCTANPLNVNHLLVSNFPNYIKGSRFHDFFHELLGDGIFNVDGHLWTVQRKISSHEFNTKSLKHFISDTVQSELSTRLIPFLSSACENNQVIDLQDVLRKAMFDNICNLAFGADPTCLSSEAVGENSLNLSFVQAFDDAVEISASRSLVPIHVIWKIKRFFNIGSEKRLKEAVGIINEYANMILKSKEDQIGSGDCGNLDLLSRFMSSSSNFGLGFDDQEQKRKFLRDIVISFILAGKDSTSTALTWFFWLMAGNPRCEGLILAELSEASPAPATSPVIFSYDDLKGLNYLHAAISESLRLFPPVPIDSRLAVDDDILPDGTHVRKGWFADYSAYAMGRMHQVWGPDCREYRPERWLDDDGRFQPSDQFRFPVFHCGPRACLGKEMAYVQMKSIAASVMREFEIVAVDGGGCAGKMADPPYTPSIVLKMRGGLPVRVKRRRQPNATSSSTSTT; translated from the coding sequence ATGATGGATCTCAATGCCGCTGCTCTCTTCTTCTGTTTATGCCtctccttcatcttcttccgtTCTCTCCGTTCTCCTCCCACCAAAAATTCATGTCCACACTCATACCCCATCATCGGAAACCTTATCGCTTTACTCCGCAACCGCCACCGCTTCCACGACTGGGTTGCTGACATGCTTTCTAGAACCCCTTCCCTCACTCTCCAAGTCAGCACCTTCCTCAACGCCTCCCATGGCGTCTGCACTGCCAACCCACTCAACGTCAACCACCTCCTCGTCTCCAACTTCCCCAACTACATCAAAGGCTCCCGCTTCCATGACTTCTTTCATGAACTCCTTGGAGATGGAATCTTTAACGTCGATGGCCACCTCTGGACTGTCCAACGCAAGATCTCCAGCCACGAATTCAACACCAAGTCTCTCAAACACTTCATCTCAGACACAGTCCAGTCCGAACTCTCCACTCGCCTTATTCCCTTCCTCTCTTCTGCATGTGAAAACAACCAAGTCATCGATCTCCAAGACGTTCTGCGGAAGGCTATGTTCGACAACATTTGTAATCTTGCATTTGGTGCCGATCCTACATGTTTGAGCTCTGAAGCAGTAGGTGAAAATTCGTTGAATTTATCTTTTGTTCAGGCGTTCGATGATGCCGTGGAGATCAGTGCATCACGATCCTTGGTACCCATCCATGTGATATGGAAGATCAAGAGATTCTTCAATATAGGTTCTGAGAAACGATTGAAGGAAGCGGTTGGCATAATCAACGAATACGCTAATATGATCCTCAAGTCCAAAGAAGATCAGATCGGCTCAGGAGATTGTGGAAACCTGGATTTGCTATCTCGATTCATGTCCTCGAGCTCAAATTTCGGCTTAGGGTTTGACGATCAAGAACAGAAGAGGAAGTTCTTGAGGGACATTGTTATAAGCTTCATACTCGCCGGCAAGGACTCCACGTCAACAGCGTTGACGTGGTTCTTCTGGCTGATGGCCGGAAACCCTCGATGCGAGGGCTTGATCTTGGCGGAACTATCAGAGGCATCTCCGGCACCGGCGACGTCGCCGGTGATATTCAGCTATGACGATCTGAAGGGGTTAAATTATCTGCATGCGGCCATATCAGAGTCGCTGCGTCTGTTTCCGCCCGTGCCAATTGATTCGAGATTAGCGGTAGATGATGACATTCTCCCAGATGGGACTCACGTGCGTAAAGGGTGGTTTGCTGATTACTCAGCTTATGCGATGGGGAGGATGCATCAAGTGTGGGGTCCTGACTGTAGAGAGTATAGACCGGAGAGGTGGTTGGATGATGATGGACGATTTCAACCGTCGGATCAGTTTCGGTTTCCGGTGTTTCACTGCGGGCCCAGGGCGTGTTTGGGGAAGGAGATGGCGTATGTGCAGATGAAGTCGATTGCTGCAAGCGTGATGCGTGAGTTTGAGATAGTGGCCGTTGATGGGGGTGGGTGTGCAGGGAAGATGGCAGACCCGCCTTACACCCCATCCATTGTCCTTAAGATGAGGGGTGGCCTACCTGTACGGGTGAAGAGACGGCGACAGCCCAACGCCACCTCCTCTTCCACTTCCACTACATAA